Proteins from a genomic interval of Salmo salar chromosome ssa14, Ssal_v3.1, whole genome shotgun sequence:
- the LOC123723878 gene encoding uncharacterized protein gives MPFFGIVTNVMMLNSISILSSIFQVGAQCIAREKKRFIVPPIISLVLIVSGYVLFILSYLLLKEDRGMNVWIGLAIVGTIFVSLNWWENYSTLFKSSFLNSICEDIARSRNVVSILSSLVRIMVTAAVVGAYVPLSGRVWSSVTSVPGDVGLVILILVTIQIVSSALCHWFVVVACKMHAMRQSFLLPMYLASLGVLAAFVAPVIIFFQNSSDPRGANYTITEYCHDITYGRGLSNNTVWFVSLVRDITLCPHDMTDLTEMGLLGGSALCWWLGWMLCTMYIWFLRLQRIERPRICLCGGCTRGPFWNSPYCSTHVLRFRGRKNGKIIANSVEGGRVLYECA, from the coding sequence ATGCCATTCTTCGGCATCGTGACCAATGTGATGATGCTGAACAGCATCAGCATCCTGTCCTCCATCTTCCAGGTGGGCGCTCAGTGCATTGCCAGGGAGAAGAAGCGATTCATAGTGCCCCCAATCATCTCATTAGTCCTCATAGTGTCAGGCTACGTGCTCTTCATCCTCAGTTACCTGCTGTTGAAGGAAGATAGGGGGATGAATGTCTGGATCGGACTGGCAATAGTGGGGACCATCTTTGTCTCGCTGAACTGGTGGGAGAACTACAGCACCCTCTTCAAAAGCTCCTTCCTGAACAGTATATGCGAAGACATAGCGAGATCCAGGAATGTGGTGAGCATCCTCTCCAGTCTGGTCCGGATTATGGTCACTGCAGCCGTGGTGGGGGCATACGTCCCTCTGTCTGGCAGAGTCTGGTCATCTGTGACATCAGTTCCAGGGGATGTGGGGTTGGTGATCCTGATCTTGGTGACCATCCAGATAGTGTCCTCCGCTCTGTGCCATTGGTTCGTGGTGGTGGCTTGCAAAATGCATGCCATGCGGCAAAGCTTCCTGTTACCCATGTACCTGGCCTCGTTAGGTGTTCTGGCAGCGTTCGTCGCTCCTGTCATTATCTTCTTCCAGAATTCAAGTGACCCCAGAGGTGCTAACTACACCATTACAGAGTACTGCCATGACATCACATATGGCAGGGGCCTAAGCAACAATACAGTATGGTTTGTGAGTCTAGTTAGGGACATCACCCTCTGTCCCCATGACATGACTGACCTAACAGAAATGGGCCTCTTGGGAGGCTCTGCACTCTGCTGGTGGTTGGGTtggatgctgtgtacaatgtACATCTGGTTCCTCCGGCTTCAGCGCATCGAAAGACCCAGGATCTGTTTGTGCGGAGGATGTACGAGGGGGCCTTTCTGGAACAGTCCATACTGCTCAACACACGTTTTGAGATTCAGAGGAAGAAAAAATGGTAAGATTATTGCAAATTCTGTGGAGGGTGGGAGAGTTTTGTATGAATGTGCATGA